In Vigna radiata var. radiata cultivar VC1973A chromosome 3, Vradiata_ver6, whole genome shotgun sequence, the following proteins share a genomic window:
- the LOC106757067 gene encoding selenocysteine methyltransferase: MSSLLVDLLRQSGGTAIIDGGLATELERHGADLNDPLWSAKCLFSSPHLIRQVHLDYLENGADIIITASYQATIQGFKDKGYTGEESEAMLRRSVEIAREARELYYKGCSECCSGDKAEGKILKQRPILIAASVGSYGAYLADGSEYSGDYGDAITKTNLKDFHRRRVQILADSGADLLAFETVPNKLEAEAYAELLEEEDIKIPAWFAFNSKDGVNVVSGDSLLECGSIAESCNKVVAVGINCTPPRFIHDLIVLLKKVTTKPIVIYPNSGETYDAELKQWVQNTGVTDEHFISYVTKWRELGASLVGGCCRTTPATIRKIYNVLSSSESAIVGKE; the protein is encoded by the exons ATGTCGTCGTTACTAGTAGATTTGCTCCGCCAAAGTGGCGGCACCGCCATCATCGACGGTGGTCTTGCGACGGAGCTGGAGCGCCATGGTGCGGACCTCAACGATCCCTTATGGAGTGCCAAATGCCTCTTTTCCTCTCCTCACCTCATTCGCCAG GTGCACCTTGATTATCTGGAAAATGGCGCTGACATTATAATCACAGCGTCTTATCAA GCCACCATTCAAGGTTTTAAAGACAAAGGTTATACTGGTGAAGAGAGTGAAGCCATGCTTAGAAGGAGTGTTGAAATTGCTCGCGAGGCGCGTGAATTGTACTATAAAGGATGCTCTGAATGCTGTTCGGGTGATAAGGCTGAGGGTAAAATCCTCAAACAACGGCCTATCCTGATTGCTGCGTCAGTGGGGAGCTATGGAGCTTATTTAGCCGACGGATCAGAGTACAG TGGTGATTATGGTGATGCTATCACGAAGACAAATCTGAAAGATTTTCATCGGAGAAGAGTTCAAATTTTAGCAGATTCAGGCGCTGACCTGCTTGCATTTGAAACAGTGCCCAATAAGCTTGAAGCTGAG GCTTATGCTGAGCTTCTGGAAGAAGAGGACATCAAAATTCCAGCATGGTTTGCTTTTAACTCTAAGGATGGAGTAAATGTTGTTAGCGGTGATTCTCTATTGGAATGTGGCTCTATTGCTGAATCATGCAATAAAGTTGTTGCTGTTGGAATTAACTGTACCCCACCTAGATTTATACATGATCTGATTGTTTTGCTCAAGAAG GTGACAACAAAACCAATTGTGATATATCCAAACAGTGGGGAAACTTATGATGCTGAACTAAAACAGTGGGTG CAAAATACCGGTGTTACAGATGAACATTTTATCTCATATGTTACTAAATGGCGTGAGTTAGGGGCTTCCCTTGTAGGTGGCTGTTGCAGAACGACTCCAGCTACTATAAGGAAGATATACAATGTACTGTCTAGCAGTGAATCTGCTATTGTTGGGAAAGAGTGA